In one window of Candidatus Krumholzibacteriia bacterium DNA:
- the alr gene encoding alanine racemase, protein MSNQWIEVDASRLAANAAAFRRRIGPDVLLAPVVKSNGYGHGLERAARAFVSGGADWICVHAPHEAFRVLDLRLDHTVLMVGPWDTESLAELVRRGVHLTLSVPGRLDAAVAAAAAAGRPAMLHLKVETGTHRQGMDLDGLRSCLERIRGESGLEFVGLHSHFANIEDTTRHDFARSQIARFDAASDLACDMGLEPRVRHIGSSAAAILFPETHYDMVRPGIAAYGYWPSRETLISAREQGAAGLVLESALTWKSVLTEIKTVPAGGFIGYGCTHKVEVDARIAIVPVGYADGYRRTMSGRAYVLVEGRRCPVRGRVCMNLIMVDVSHLDDPRDGDEVVLLGCQGDEELTAEQLGEWAQTIHYEIVAGLSPEIERRDAVV, encoded by the coding sequence ATGAGCAACCAGTGGATCGAGGTCGACGCGTCGCGGTTGGCCGCCAACGCAGCGGCCTTTCGTCGTCGGATCGGGCCCGACGTCCTGCTCGCCCCGGTGGTGAAGAGCAATGGCTACGGGCACGGCCTGGAGCGTGCCGCGCGGGCCTTCGTCTCGGGTGGTGCCGACTGGATCTGCGTCCACGCGCCCCACGAGGCATTTCGCGTTCTCGACCTGCGCCTCGACCACACCGTCCTGATGGTGGGTCCCTGGGACACCGAGTCGCTGGCCGAACTCGTCCGCCGGGGTGTCCATCTCACCCTCAGCGTGCCGGGGCGTCTGGATGCCGCGGTCGCTGCCGCGGCCGCCGCGGGACGGCCCGCGATGCTCCACCTCAAGGTCGAGACCGGCACGCACCGGCAGGGCATGGACCTGGACGGGCTCCGTAGCTGCCTCGAACGGATCCGGGGGGAGTCCGGTCTCGAGTTCGTGGGCCTGCACAGTCACTTCGCCAACATCGAGGACACCACCCGCCACGACTTCGCTCGCAGTCAGATCGCGCGTTTCGACGCTGCGTCGGACCTGGCGTGCGACATGGGCCTCGAGCCACGCGTGCGTCACATCGGGTCGAGCGCGGCTGCGATCCTGTTCCCGGAGACGCACTACGACATGGTCCGCCCGGGGATCGCGGCCTACGGCTACTGGCCCAGCCGCGAGACCCTGATCAGCGCGCGGGAACAGGGCGCCGCCGGCCTGGTCCTCGAATCCGCTCTCACCTGGAAGAGCGTCCTGACCGAGATCAAGACCGTTCCGGCCGGTGGCTTCATCGGCTACGGGTGCACGCACAAGGTCGAGGTCGACGCCCGGATCGCCATCGTTCCGGTGGGCTACGCCGACGGCTACCGCCGCACCATGAGCGGCCGGGCGTACGTGCTCGTCGAGGGTCGCCGCTGCCCGGTTCGCGGGCGGGTGTGCATGAATCTGATCATGGTCGACGTGTCCCATCTCGACGATCCCCGCGACGGCGACGAGGTGGTCCTGCTCGGGTGCCAGGGGGACGAGGAACTCACCGCGGAGCAGCTCGGCGAGTGGGCCCAGACCATCCACTACGAGATCGTCGCGGGACTGTCGCCCGAGATCGAGCGACGCGACGCCGTGGTCTGA
- a CDS encoding transcriptional repressor has translation MNRVQPEAQDPRSEALVAAFRDYLSREGMKTTRQRELIAAEFARVEDHVSVEDLLLRVRERDSSIGYATVYRTLKLLVDGGMASLRNFGEGFARYEPLDEDHHDHLICLVCQTIVEFHDEFIERRQEQVAEDLGYRLTHHRHELFGVCPACLEEHGRAIVDELRPSPPDDVAPDLPAAFRTYLNREGLKYTKQRDLIAELFAGVEDHVSVEDLLGRVKTRDSSIGYATVYRTLKLLVDSGLAACRHFGDGLTRFEPRDEQHHDHFIDEQTGDVKEFRDEAMERRQDEIARAHGFALVRHRQDLFGVSRPASG, from the coding sequence GTGAACCGAGTGCAGCCCGAAGCCCAGGATCCGCGCAGCGAAGCGCTCGTGGCCGCGTTCCGCGACTACCTCTCGCGCGAGGGCATGAAGACCACGCGCCAGCGCGAGCTGATCGCGGCCGAGTTCGCTCGGGTCGAGGACCACGTCAGTGTCGAGGACCTGCTCCTGCGGGTGCGCGAGCGCGATTCCTCGATCGGATACGCCACGGTCTACCGCACGCTGAAGCTGCTGGTCGACGGCGGGATGGCATCGCTGCGGAACTTCGGCGAGGGCTTCGCGCGTTACGAACCGCTCGACGAGGACCACCACGACCACCTGATCTGCCTGGTCTGCCAGACCATCGTGGAGTTCCACGACGAGTTCATCGAGCGGCGGCAGGAGCAGGTGGCCGAAGACCTCGGCTACCGGCTCACGCACCATCGCCACGAACTCTTCGGGGTGTGCCCCGCCTGCCTGGAGGAGCACGGCCGGGCGATCGTCGACGAACTGCGGCCCTCCCCGCCCGACGACGTGGCGCCGGACCTTCCCGCGGCGTTCCGGACGTACCTGAACCGCGAGGGCCTCAAGTACACGAAGCAGCGCGATCTCATCGCCGAGCTCTTCGCCGGTGTCGAGGACCACGTGAGCGTCGAGGATCTGCTGGGCCGTGTGAAGACGCGGGACTCCTCGATCGGCTACGCCACGGTGTACCGTACGCTCAAGCTGTTGGTCGACTCGGGGCTCGCGGCCTGTCGCCACTTCGGCGACGGTCTCACGCGGTTCGAGCCCCGTGACGAGCAGCACCACGACCACTTCATCGACGAGCAGACGGGCGACGTGAAGGAGTTCCGCGACGAGGCCATGGAACGCCGGCAGGACGAGATCGCCCGTGCGCACGGTTTCGCGCTGGTCCGCCACCGTCAGGACCTGTTCGGCGTGTCCCGCCCGGCCTCGGGTTGA
- a CDS encoding SpoVR family protein — protein sequence MLNVDDLRRWQNKIEGHALDYGLDCFQQVFELVDYRQLNEVAAYGGFPVRYPHWSHGMEFDRLNKGYQYGLQKIYEMVINNDPCYAYLMKENDIIDQKLVMCHVYGHNDFFKNNIWFSKTNRKMIDEIANHASRIRRYIDLYGLEEVESFLDLCLSLDRLIDVHGQFIERRRSGFEAPEDDRVTAPPDFRFQAKPYMDAFINPEEVIAKQREAYEEARRAKKSFPVNPERDILLFLMHYAPLTGWQRDILGMVRDESYYFAPQWQTKVMNEGWATYWHSRMMTERVMDDSEIVDFADHHSGTVGGQGFNPYKIGLYLFRDIEDRWNRGRFGEEYEACDSFEERKRWNRQLGLGRDKIFEVRKIYNDVTFIDTFLTEEFCMEHRLFVYQYDLDKDQYVIASREFDKIKKHLLAQLTNGGQPLISIVDADFEGRGELHLEHAFEGIPLDIRYAQATVQNLQRLWQRPVHVDTVYQENKIRIRCDGGEPKVEQLGEAA from the coding sequence GTGCTGAACGTCGACGATCTCCGTCGCTGGCAGAACAAGATCGAGGGTCACGCCCTCGACTACGGACTGGACTGCTTCCAGCAGGTCTTCGAGCTGGTCGACTACCGCCAGTTGAACGAGGTCGCGGCCTATGGCGGCTTCCCGGTGCGCTACCCGCACTGGTCGCACGGCATGGAGTTCGACCGGCTGAACAAGGGCTACCAGTACGGGTTGCAGAAGATCTACGAGATGGTGATCAACAACGACCCGTGCTACGCGTACCTGATGAAGGAGAACGACATCATCGACCAGAAGTTGGTGATGTGCCACGTCTACGGACACAACGACTTCTTCAAGAACAACATCTGGTTCAGCAAGACGAACCGGAAGATGATCGACGAGATCGCGAACCACGCCTCGCGGATCCGGCGCTACATCGATCTGTACGGACTCGAGGAGGTGGAGAGCTTCCTCGACCTGTGTCTGTCGCTCGACCGCTTGATCGACGTGCACGGGCAGTTCATCGAACGCCGTCGGTCGGGTTTCGAGGCGCCGGAGGACGACCGCGTCACCGCGCCGCCGGACTTCCGGTTCCAGGCGAAGCCGTACATGGACGCCTTCATCAATCCCGAAGAGGTGATCGCGAAGCAGCGCGAGGCCTACGAGGAGGCACGCCGGGCCAAGAAGTCCTTCCCGGTGAATCCCGAACGGGACATCCTGCTCTTCCTCATGCACTACGCCCCGCTGACGGGCTGGCAGCGGGACATCCTGGGCATGGTGCGCGACGAGAGCTACTACTTCGCGCCCCAGTGGCAGACCAAGGTCATGAACGAGGGCTGGGCCACCTACTGGCACTCGCGCATGATGACCGAACGCGTGATGGACGACTCCGAGATCGTGGACTTCGCCGATCACCACTCCGGAACGGTGGGCGGCCAGGGCTTCAATCCCTACAAGATCGGACTCTACCTCTTCCGCGACATCGAGGACCGCTGGAATCGCGGTCGCTTCGGCGAGGAATACGAAGCCTGCGACAGCTTCGAGGAACGCAAGCGCTGGAACCGTCAGCTCGGCCTGGGGCGCGACAAGATCTTCGAGGTGCGGAAGATCTACAACGACGTGACCTTCATCGACACCTTCCTCACCGAAGAGTTCTGCATGGAACACCGGCTGTTCGTCTACCAGTACGATCTCGACAAGGATCAGTACGTGATCGCCAGCCGTGAGTTCGACAAGATCAAGAAGCACCTGCTCGCCCAGTTGACGAACGGGGGGCAACCGCTGATCTCGATCGTCGACGCCGACTTCGAAGGGCGGGGCGAGCTGCACCTCGAGCACGCCTTCGAGGGGATTCCCCTGGACATCCGTTACGCGCAGGCGACGGTCCAGAATCTGCAACGGCTCTGGCAGCGGCCCGTGCACGTCGACACGGTCTACCAGGAGAACAAGATCCGGATCCGCTGCGACGGAGGCGAGCCGAAGGTCGAGCAGCTGGGTGAGGCGGCGTGA
- a CDS encoding DUF444 family protein, which translates to MEISRIDRDLGRFRDIVRGKIKGNLRKYISHGSMTGKKGKDLVSIPVPTIDIPHFRFGQQEQGGVGMGEGGEGQPVDAGQDGTGEAGEGEGDHVLEVEVTLEELARMLGEELELPRIEPRGKNQIQNYRDKYTGISEVGPPGLRHFKRTYRQALKRMVATGTYDPRDPNIVPIKRDMRYKSWNRVQEPSSNAAILYMMDVSGSMGDEQKEIVRTEAFWIDTWLRTQYKNVDFRFIIHDATAREVDRETFFHTRESGGTKISSAYTLAAEIIHEDYPHQEWNIYPFHFSDGDNWGGGDTEICIELLSEFLLPRVNQFSYGQVTSTYGSGQFKRDLESRLGEDEVLVTSQVDSKDDIPESIKTFLGKGR; encoded by the coding sequence GTGGAAATCAGCCGCATCGACCGGGACCTCGGGCGCTTCCGCGACATCGTGCGTGGGAAGATCAAGGGGAACCTCCGCAAGTACATCTCGCACGGGTCCATGACCGGGAAGAAGGGCAAGGACCTCGTCAGCATTCCCGTGCCCACGATCGACATCCCGCACTTCCGCTTCGGTCAGCAGGAGCAGGGCGGCGTGGGCATGGGTGAGGGTGGCGAGGGCCAACCCGTCGACGCCGGTCAGGACGGTACGGGCGAGGCCGGCGAGGGCGAGGGAGACCACGTCCTCGAGGTCGAGGTCACGCTCGAGGAGCTGGCCCGGATGCTGGGTGAGGAACTCGAACTCCCCCGGATCGAGCCGCGCGGGAAGAACCAGATCCAGAACTACCGCGACAAGTACACCGGGATCAGCGAGGTCGGTCCGCCCGGTCTACGCCACTTCAAACGCACGTACCGGCAGGCGCTCAAGCGCATGGTCGCCACCGGGACCTACGATCCCCGGGATCCGAACATCGTCCCGATCAAGCGCGACATGCGCTACAAGAGCTGGAACCGGGTGCAGGAGCCGTCGAGCAACGCTGCGATCCTGTACATGATGGACGTGTCGGGATCGATGGGCGACGAGCAGAAGGAGATCGTGCGCACCGAGGCCTTCTGGATCGACACCTGGCTTCGTACCCAGTACAAGAACGTCGACTTCCGATTCATCATCCACGACGCCACCGCGCGTGAGGTCGACCGCGAGACCTTCTTCCACACCCGCGAGAGCGGGGGAACGAAGATCAGCAGCGCCTACACCCTGGCCGCCGAGATCATCCACGAAGACTACCCCCACCAGGAATGGAACATCTATCCGTTCCACTTCTCCGACGGCGACAACTGGGGCGGCGGCGACACCGAGATCTGCATCGAGCTGTTGTCGGAATTCCTGTTGCCGCGCGTGAACCAGTTCAGCTACGGGCAGGTGACTTCCACCTACGGCTCGGGACAGTTCAAGCGCGATCTCGAGTCGCGTCTGGGCGAGGACGAGGTCCTGGTGACCAGCCAGGTCGACAGCAAGGACGACATCCCCGAGTCGATCAAGACCTTCCTGGGCAAGGGACGCTAG
- a CDS encoding serine protein kinase codes for MVVPNGHGSWTEYIQSLQNIDAYREQHWEGSFEDYLGLVRNDWRIVRNAHQRLYDMILAYGRDEYTEYKKKIVHYNFFNDPFTDGEDAIYGLDIPLMKLVNVFKSAAYRYGTEKRVILLHGPVGSAKSTIVRLLKRGLEEYSRSPEGMLFTYRWDLSGIEGMEEQGYMSPMHEEPLKLIPSEFRAQIVKDLLGDAKTPYPVSIEGELNPACRHTFDLLMERYGGDWTQVMNHIRVKRLILSEKDRVGIGTFQPKDEKNQDSTELTGDINYRKIAIYGSDSDPRAFNFDGEFNIANRGLVEFIEVLKLDVAFLYDLLGASQEHTIKPKKFQQTDIDEVIIGHTNEPEYRKLQNNEFMEALRDRTVKIDIPYITKLDKEIQIYEKDYANEKVEGKHVAPHTLEMAAMWTLLTRLEQPKKANLTLMQKLKLYNGQSVPGYTEDNVKELRKEADREGMEGVSPRYVQDKLSNTLVSDETMTSINPFMVLNELESGLRQSTLITSEEQRKHYKELFIPVREEYENIVKGEVQRAISADEEAIARLCANYIDNVKAYTQKEKVRNKYTGQDEEPDERLMRSIEEKIEIPESRKDDFRREIMNYIGALALEGKTFNYKTNARLQRALELKLFEDQKDSIKLSSLVTNVMDEDTQKKIEIVKDRLIRNYGYNEESATDVLNFVSSIFARGDVKGEQS; via the coding sequence ATGGTGGTGCCGAACGGACACGGCAGCTGGACGGAATACATCCAGAGCCTGCAGAACATCGACGCGTATCGCGAACAGCACTGGGAGGGATCGTTCGAGGACTACCTCGGACTGGTGCGCAACGACTGGCGAATCGTGCGCAACGCGCACCAGCGTCTGTACGACATGATCCTGGCCTACGGTCGCGACGAGTACACCGAGTACAAGAAGAAGATCGTCCACTACAACTTCTTCAACGATCCCTTCACCGACGGCGAAGACGCGATCTACGGACTCGACATTCCATTGATGAAGCTGGTCAACGTCTTCAAGAGCGCGGCCTACCGTTACGGGACAGAGAAGCGTGTGATCCTGCTGCACGGCCCGGTGGGCAGCGCCAAGAGCACCATCGTCCGGTTGCTCAAGCGTGGTCTCGAGGAGTACTCGCGCAGCCCCGAGGGCATGCTCTTCACCTACCGCTGGGATCTGAGCGGGATCGAGGGCATGGAAGAGCAGGGCTACATGAGCCCCATGCACGAAGAGCCCCTCAAACTGATTCCCTCGGAGTTCCGCGCACAGATCGTGAAGGACCTGCTCGGCGACGCGAAGACCCCGTACCCGGTGTCGATCGAGGGTGAGCTCAACCCGGCCTGCCGTCACACCTTCGACCTGCTCATGGAGCGCTACGGTGGCGACTGGACGCAGGTGATGAACCACATCCGCGTGAAGCGCCTGATCCTGAGCGAGAAGGACCGCGTGGGCATCGGCACCTTCCAGCCCAAGGACGAGAAGAACCAGGACTCGACCGAGCTCACCGGTGACATCAACTACCGCAAGATCGCGATCTACGGCAGCGACAGCGATCCTCGTGCCTTCAACTTCGACGGCGAGTTCAACATCGCCAACCGGGGTCTGGTCGAGTTCATCGAGGTGCTGAAGCTCGACGTGGCGTTCCTGTACGACCTGCTCGGCGCGAGCCAGGAACACACGATCAAACCCAAGAAGTTCCAGCAGACCGACATCGACGAGGTGATCATCGGTCACACGAACGAGCCCGAGTACCGCAAGCTCCAGAACAACGAGTTCATGGAGGCCCTGCGCGACCGCACGGTGAAGATCGACATTCCGTACATCACCAAGCTCGACAAGGAAATCCAGATCTACGAGAAGGACTACGCAAACGAGAAGGTCGAGGGCAAACACGTCGCGCCGCACACCCTCGAGATGGCGGCCATGTGGACCCTCCTCACGCGTCTGGAGCAGCCGAAGAAGGCGAACCTCACGCTGATGCAGAAGCTCAAGCTGTACAATGGCCAGAGCGTGCCCGGTTACACCGAGGACAACGTCAAGGAGCTGCGCAAGGAGGCCGACCGCGAGGGCATGGAGGGGGTCAGCCCGCGCTATGTCCAGGACAAGCTGAGCAACACCCTCGTGAGCGACGAGACCATGACCAGCATCAATCCCTTCATGGTGCTGAACGAGCTCGAGAGCGGCCTGCGGCAGTCGACGCTGATCACCAGCGAGGAACAGCGCAAGCACTACAAGGAGCTGTTCATCCCCGTGCGCGAGGAATACGAGAACATCGTCAAGGGCGAGGTCCAGCGCGCGATCAGCGCCGACGAGGAGGCGATCGCCCGCCTGTGCGCCAACTACATCGACAACGTCAAGGCGTACACGCAGAAGGAGAAGGTGCGGAACAAGTACACCGGCCAGGACGAGGAGCCCGACGAGCGGTTGATGCGCTCGATCGAGGAGAAGATCGAGATCCCCGAGAGCCGCAAGGACGACTTCCGGCGCGAGATCATGAACTACATCGGGGCCCTGGCCCTCGAGGGCAAGACCTTCAACTACAAGACCAACGCACGCCTGCAGCGGGCGCTGGAGCTGAAGCTCTTCGAGGACCAGAAGGACAGCATCAAGCTCAGCAGCCTGGTGACCAACGTCATGGACGAGGACACCCAGAAGAAGATCGAGATCGTGAAGGACCGCCTGATCCGCAACTACGGATACAACGAGGAGAGCGCGACCGACGTGCTGAACTTCGTCAGCTCGATCTTCGCGCGTGGGGACGTGAAGGGCGAGCAGTCCTAG